A single region of the Triplophysa rosa unplaced genomic scaffold, Trosa_1v2 scaffold124_ERROPOS103670, whole genome shotgun sequence genome encodes:
- the dtymk gene encoding thymidylate kinase: protein MTCSRGALIVLEGVDRAGKTTQCLKLVQALQQSGREAEMMRFPDRTTVIGQLISSYLMKKSNLEDHTVHLLFSANRWEMVPLMKQKLEQGINLVVDRYAFSGVAFTSAKPGFSLEWCKNPDVGLPKPDLVMFLQLNPSVAENRGEFGTERYETSFFQCTVHRRFEELMEDKSVNWRVIDAARSIEEVHKDIKLLSENIINFSENQPIGMLWS from the exons ATGACTTGCAGTAGAGGAGCTTTAATTGTGTTGGAAGGTGTAGACAGAGCTGGGAAAACCACACAATGTTTGAAACTCGTGCAGGCGCTACAGCAGAGTGGACGAGAAGCAGAAATGATGCGATTTCCCG ACAGAACCACAGTAATTGGTCAACTCATCAGTTCATACTTGATGAAGAAAAGTAATCTGGAGGATCACACTGTTCATCTGCTCTTTTCAGCAAACCGCTGGGAAATGGT ACCTCTGATGAAACAGAAGTTGGAACAGGGAATTAATCTAGTGGTGGACCGTTATGCATTTTCAGGAGTGGCTTTCACTAGTGCCAAGCCT ggCTTCTCTTTGGAGTGGTGCAAGAATCCAGATGTGGGACTACCAAAGCCAGACCTGGTAATGTTTCTTCAGCTAAATCCCAGCGTGGCAGAAAACCGTGGAGAATTTGGAACTGAACGTTATGAAACAAGCTTTTTCCAATGCACAGTTCATCGAAGGTTTGAAGAGCTCATGGAAGATAAATCAGTCAACTGGAGg GTAATTGATGCAGCAAGGTCCATTGAAGAGGTGCACAAAGATATTAAGCTTTTGAGTGAGAATATAATCAATTTCTCAGAGAATCAGCCAATTGGAATGCTGTGGAGTTAA